GAGGCGAGCACGCGGAAATGACCGGGCGCGGGGACCACGACGTTGGTGGCGCCGTCGAGCGCACTGCCCTCCGGAATATGGGGGTCGTAGGGTCCGAACACCGACACGATCCGTCCGTTGACCGACGTCTCGCGACCGAGCATGACGATCGTCTCGTTCCCGGGGAGGAAGGCCCGGATGCTGGGCACGAAGAACAGCCGAGCGCGGCGCGCGCCGCCGAACGGCGTGGCCACGGCGACGAGCCCGAGCAGGCCGAGCGGCGGGCGCCCGGCGTCGGGAGCCGCGGCCGCGGCGGCCGCGGCCGGGTCTCCGCCGACCGAGGCCTCCGCCGCGGCGGCGGTCGCCGCGCCCGTCGTGACCAGCACGTGCTTGCCGATGAGCCCGCCCTTGCTGTGGGCGACGAGCACGCGCCCGGCCGGGGCGGACGGGAGATCTGCGAGGACACGCGTGAGTCGATCGGCGGTCTCGGCGATCGCTCGGCGATTGACGCC
This window of the Microbacterium sp. SSM24 genome carries:
- a CDS encoding esterase/lipase family protein, encoding MTLAGPEPDGGRPWSLKRALWWTTDYIYAARRQLAILGLPWAVGRRRPTPPRWRTGTDGLPEVVLLPGVYEHWTFLKPLGDSLAAAGHRVRVVHGLGVNRRAIAETADRLTRVLADLPSAPAGRVLVAHSKGGLIGKHVLVTTGAATAAAAEASVGGDPAAAAAAAAPDAGRPPLGLLGLVAVATPFGGARRARLFFVPSIRAFLPGNETIVMLGRETSVNGRIVSVFGPYDPHIPEGSALDGATNVVVPAPGHFRVLASPRTHAAVLEGIGLLTAR